In Defluviitalea raffinosedens, the genomic stretch ATATAAAAAAGGAAGAACCCCCAATCCCGATGTATTGTGCAACAAAGAAATAAAGTTCAAAGCATTTCTTGAACATGCCTTAAAGCTGGGTGCAGATTATATTGCAACAGGACATTATGCAAGAGTTGACTTCTTTGATGGGGAATATCGGCTGCTAAGAGGTGCAGATCCTAATAAAGACCAGACTTATTTTCTAAATCAACTGAATCAATATCAACTTTCAAAAACCATGTTTCCAGTAGGCCATTTAACAAAGCCAGAGTTGAGGGAAATTGCTGAAGATGCCAAGTTAGCCACTGCCAAAAAGAAAGACAGCACGGGAATTTGTTTTATCGGAGAAAGGAACTTCAAAGAGTTTTTAAGCAATTTTTTACCTGCAAAGCCAGGAGATATTTATTCTTTAGACGGTAAGCTAGTGGGAAAACACGACGGATTGATGTATTACACCCTGGGACAAAGAAAAGGCTTAGGGATCGGAGGTTCGGGCAGTGGTGAACCTTGGTTTGTGGTGGATAAAGATTTGGAAAAAAATATTTTATACGTTGTGCAGGGAGAAAGCCATCCCAGTCTTTATTCTTACGGTTTGATTGCTACAGATGTCAATTGGATCAGCCAAAAGGAAATGCCCTCTAAATTTATTTGCACAGCAAAGTTCAGATATCGTCAGCCGGATCAGAATGTGACAGTTGAACGGCTCAACGCTAATACCTGTAAAGTCATCTTTCATAATCCCCAAAAGGCCATTACGCCTGGGCAAGCAGTCGTATTTTATCAGGACATGGTATGCCTGGGAGGCGGAACAATCAATGAAGTCATAAAAGAAAGAAATGCCCTCTAACCGAACATTTCTTTCATCGACTTCAGTATTTTCTTTTCAATCCTTGAAACTTGCACCTGGGAAATGCCTATAACATCTGCAATCTCAGTCTGAGTTTTATCATTGAAATACCTCATGGTGATAATCTGCTTTTCTTTTGGATTTAATTTTTCGATCACTTGTTCCAAGGCAATCTTATCAATCATATTGCTTTCATAATTACTGTCCAAATCCAGTTTGTCTATTAATCTGATGGGATTGCCGTCCCCTTCATAAATTACCGATTGAAGAGACTCAACATCGCTATTAGCTTCCAGTGCCATAACCAGTTCTTCAACTTCTATACCCATTTCATCCGCCAATTCCTGAATCGTAGGTTCTCTCTCATTTTTCTTCGCCAAGGTCTCTTTTAACGCTTTGGCTTTTTGCCCTAATTCTTTAAGGGACCTGCTTACTTTAATCATTCCGTCGTCCCTCATAAATCTCTTGATTTCGCCCAAAATCATAGGAACGGCATAGGTTGAAAAT encodes the following:
- the mnmA gene encoding tRNA 2-thiouridine(34) synthase MnmA, whose protein sequence is MNANPKNTRVVIGMSGGVDSSVAALLLKKQGYDVIGIFMKNWDESDDLGFCTSAEDYEDVRRVCDQIQIPYYTVNFEKEYWDRVFSYFLDEYKKGRTPNPDVLCNKEIKFKAFLEHALKLGADYIATGHYARVDFFDGEYRLLRGADPNKDQTYFLNQLNQYQLSKTMFPVGHLTKPELREIAEDAKLATAKKKDSTGICFIGERNFKEFLSNFLPAKPGDIYSLDGKLVGKHDGLMYYTLGQRKGLGIGGSGSGEPWFVVDKDLEKNILYVVQGESHPSLYSYGLIATDVNWISQKEMPSKFICTAKFRYRQPDQNVTVERLNANTCKVIFHNPQKAITPGQAVVFYQDMVCLGGGTINEVIKERNAL
- the sigF gene encoding RNA polymerase sporulation sigma factor SigF codes for the protein MDRTLELIRSAQAGDTAARDLLVEENVGLVWSIVKRFKNRGYDIEDLFQIGSIGLIKSIDKFDLNYDVKFSTYAVPMILGEIKRFMRDDGMIKVSRSLKELGQKAKALKETLAKKNEREPTIQELADEMGIEVEELVMALEANSDVESLQSVIYEGDGNPIRLIDKLDLDSNYESNMIDKIALEQVIEKLNPKEKQIITMRYFNDKTQTEIADVIGISQVQVSRIEKKILKSMKEMFG